DNA from Debaryomyces hansenii CBS767 chromosome A complete sequence:
tttcttgatttgaGATTTCAAGTAATTGTTTCCTGTTGGGGCTGGAGTAGACTCGGTGCTGCCATGCATCGCCAGGATTTCTTCCACGGTTGGCGTTTCGTCGATTTGATTTGATTTTCTTAGTTGCTCTCCTTCATGGTACAATTTGTGAAACAATTCTCTATCTTTTCTAGTTGGATCAGTATCATTGATGATGCAATCAGGGAATTTCAAGATTCCCTTGTACGGCAATTCTCTCGAAAATTCATCCCCAGTATATTTTGTCGCTTTATTAGTGTTTTTATCTTTTAAGGAATGTTCTTTGCTTTCAAGTTTTCTTCGGATaggaattttcaatatatttcttgatttaCGATTATTTCTATCATATCTGATCTTGACATAAAAATGCTTCGTTATGGGTCGTATGATAGTCACATTGGAATTTACACCAACAGAAGACTTGGAATCTGCTACGTCAACACCATTCATCGTGGATCGTACTAGcttttttattgaatacgAATTGTTTGGTGGCTTTCTTCTCTGCGACCGGTCAGTAACATCATGTCCAAGTGATATGTcttcatatattttattattcgtAATCCTAAGCAGATTTAGTAGATTATGTTTTGGCGTCATGCTTGCATATCACCAATTGTCCTTAATCTGCTTTGGTACGTTCTCAATTTCTTGTGTTGATCTGCTTAACAGTGTAAATCCACTTGAGTTAAGATGATTTTCATAATGAACACAAAAAACCGCGTTGTTTAATATATACACGACAAGTCAATCAATTCAGTATATCATCATACATACTACATTACAATGAGTTACACTGCGGATTATCATAGcataatataaattagtGTTGAATCTAAGtatcaatataaaaaaagTGATTGACTAAACAAAAAAtcataaaataataaagcaatttctaataaaacaTAAGCTCGTTGAACTCTTCACATCATCAAAGAGATggtatataaaaaaaatgaagGACATCTGTCAATTTGAATAGTGGAGCCACGCAAGAATAGTTGAGGTGGGAATGACAAGTTATCAAAAAAaatccaataaataaatttataaacaaCAATAGCAAAAAAAACTGACTCATTAGATCTTCGTTTAGAAAGTATCattatgaataatattatcttctaattattcttcatcatcttgtGGCTCCTCTTCGATCTTGGATTTAGACTCTTGATCATCGTCCTCCTCGACTTCTTCCTCCTCAATATGTTTGTCGTGAACATCATTTCCTTCGTATTCATCGTCTTCACCAGACATACCAAAATGGGCTAAAAGTGATTGCGCAGAAGATGTGTCTAAATAGATAACACCATTTTCGTTCGTAATCGCATTACTGGCCAATAATTTCTGCAAGGAGATAGCTCCGTTACCAGCCAAGTCAGCCGCAGTGCCGTCTTCCTGAATTTCTTCAGTAGGCTCGTTAGAAAGttcattctcttcttcgtcttcatttTGGTTGAGTCCTGGGCCATTACGTAAACCTGGCAATCCGCCAAACATAGAGTAGTAACTTGAATTGTTGCCAGCACTCTTGGTGTTAGAATTCTGGGATTGTTgaccaatttcaaaatattcaccATACATTTGCTTATACATATCATTGTATTCACCAGAGATATTACCATAGAATTGactttcttcatcttccgATTGAGAAAGTTCAATTCTCTTGATGACCCTGTCATACCATTGGTCCAATGATTCATTCCTTgattcatctaataaagcAACAATAGACATAGACATATTATCACATCCGATACCAGAACCATCACTTGTTGGTGCACAACATAATTCCATGATCTCTTCACAAATATCTTGCAAAGGTTTACGTTCATAAAGGCCTCTACTAACACATTCAATACACTGTTGAGACGAAAGACAATCCCAAATACCGTCACATGCTAACACGACGAACTCATCCTTAGTGAAATCCAAGTTGTGCTGTATAACATCTGGGTAACATGTGACTGTCTGTTCTTCAGGTGgtaaatcaatattcttcttaaattcaaaatcaccAATACCACGCGATAAAGCTAAGTTACCATTGACTCTACCCATGTCAACATAACCACCAGCCGAACAAATACGGCTCTTCTCACCTTCGTTAGATGGCTTATGATCATAAGACAATGCCTTAGCAAACCCATTAATCGACATAATACTTCGCGAATCACCGGCATTACCACATATGACTTGTCTTGGTGTAATGATAACAGAAACAGCAGCACATCCACTGTCGTCTTCTttcatttcatcatcatttaaaATAGCTTGGTCACAATTTAAAAAACCTTCTTTGAATGCATTGACGTAATCTTTCTCTTGGAATGCCTTTGTCGACTTGATTATCTCATGCAAATGCTGTCCCGTAAAAATAGCTACCTTTTCACCCCCGTGCCCATCGTAGACACCGAAAAACGAAGTATGTTCTTCAGTCGTGTCATTGTCGGTACCACTCTTAccagaagatgaattatctTGTGCCTTGTCTGAAACTGCTCCTTTTCCCtcatttttcaagtcaTACAAGTTCAATATCGTAGCGTGTGCATCTTCCATATTTACTCTCCATCCTTGCATACACGATATACCGTATGCTAAATGTTTGTCGATACCATGTTCCGATATTTTTTCAGTAACTGGTTGTGAAAGTATTTGACccatatttcaattctctATTATTACTTATAACAATTACCGCAGAAATAGACTATATGAGCTTTTTTAAATAGACTCTTGTTCAACCGTCAGTTCTAAATTAGAATACGTTATATACCCCAAAAAAAACTCAGATTGATTACTTGAAATCAAGACacttcaaatttaaaaagtttaatcaaaaatatacaCTTAGcttaattgatgaaatacTTGTCCGATCCACTGATTATCCTATCTGCAAACTAGATTCGTTATAACTTCTGTTAATTGTTTTAATTAAACACTGTtatgataaaatttgaGGTGCCATCATCGTCCactttttgatttctttttcgCTTAGTGCAAGCACGTGATgcttattgaattttgcaATCTATTACTGTTAGGTTGTTTGATACATTCATTAGAGGGCCCAGTGTACTGGTAATATAGTGTTTATACACGAAAGAGTCTAGGTGgtttttataataattagtGAGACTTTCTGTTTGGGAAAGGGTACGCTGAAGGTTGTAAGGGAAGGTCATTTTAGATCTGATGTACGCAGTTGGGAGAATTACAGTGGATGATTCATCAAGTGTGGATGGATGAATTAGGTTGGGAATTGACTAATGAACAAAGACGTATTTagtttaataatatataatatttcaaattgatatatGAAGGGtaaaacaaaaaataaaataagGTAGAGgaaaaataagaagaacAGATAAAAATTCTATAATTGGATCATATGATTACTTGTAATGGGAATGACTGGAGCCAATATCCcagaagataataatatccCACGTCGAATCATCGGAGACGGGCGATCTTGAATGAAAGGATTTTAGAAAGAATGATGAATGCAATTTCGCCATGAGTCACTGGAAGGACAGGTGTCTTTGGAGCATTTAATGTATCATAACGCAGgatcattaatatattctttaaaattaaattaaattacaTTTAGTTTGAAGTCATGGAATCATTCATTCGTTATTTTGGACCCCAAATGCCGGAATTGGACATGTTTGAATTTTCGTAATTACCGGACAAATTGATGGAGTTGAATTTATTGGCAAATACCTCTGGATCAGCgaattcttcatttgttTGAGATGCTTGAGGATTTGGGGGACCTTGTGATGAAGCATTATTGGTGGAGTTGTGCAATGATGAAAAACTTCCGGTCAAGTGAGCATGTTGGCCAAATGGAGCAAATCTTGAGTTGATGTCTGGGTTAGCCAATGGGGTTGTTGGCTGActgatttgattatttgagtTACTATTGGCAAAATGATAATGCTGTGGAGTAGGTGATTCATTACCGGATTGCGGTGGTTGAGAAAACGTCGTAGATAAAGGTGGTGTTGACCTAACATCAACATAAGATCTGTTATTGGAAGATCTTAATAAAGCTGCAGCACTCGATGAGCCCATAGATGGTGTTGCAACTTGCTGACTTTGACCATGACCTGCAGGAGGCTGTTGAAACATATTATAAGGTTGAACTTGAGAAATGtttgatgaatataaagGTCTCTGTGATTGTTGTTGCGACTGAGATTGATGAGGTGGCTGAGCTTGTGATTGGGAACCACTTGCTTGCGGGTGAGAGAGTTGAGATTGTTGTTGCCCTTGtggttgttgttgatattgGGGAAAATTCTGTTGAATTGGAGTAGATGATTGTTGTCTTAACCTTGGCATCTGTAAAGCAGATTGAGACTGAGATCTTAACAATTCAGGATGGGCCGCAGGAGTCACTCCATTTGGAGGATTGGACACAATTCCTGGTAATTGGtttaaattcatcatcgACGAAGAGTGCTGAGGTGCAGACGATTGTTGAGTTAAGTGAGCAGGTTGACCTTGctttcttctaataataatcaatcCATTATCATAAAGCTCTAATAAGTTCAAGTATGAACATAAGATAGACAATATCTTTCTATGGGCGATGCCCAAAGATGACGGAAATGCTAATTCAAAGATAGACTTAGCCATATCATCACGGAAAAGAATCAACTGAGAATATAATTCTAGGATTTCCGGGTCGTTAAGGTTCAACTCTGAAGGTGGTAATGGTAAGTTACCACTAGCACTAGGAaaagtaataaataatctCTCAGTTTGATTATTAGACGTTCCATTAACACTCAAGTTCTTAGTAGCTGCAGTGGTTGATGCTGCGGATAACAATGAAGCTAAAGACGCATTGGATGTCGAACGATGTTGCTCTTCTAATTGTCCTCTTTTCTCCCTCTTCTCACGTTCTATTCTCTCTCTTTCTTGCGCAGGTAACATTTTCTTATACTCAACACGCAACTTTCTACCACCAATTTCTCTACCGTTCAAAAGGCCAACTACTGAAGAAGTTTCATCTGTCAGAGTAAAATTAGCAAACGCTAAACCTCTGAAAAcaccattatcaaaatgataattGAAAGCATATGGCAACGGCAAGTTCAACTTAGTCATAACATCTAGTAATTGTTCCTTCTTGATCGCAAACGggatatttttaataacgATAGCTGTTGGaatcaattcatcatcatcatcaatgtcatcatcatcatcatcgttattatcattagctGCGTTTTGTTtaacttcattatcattatcattatcattaatacTGCTCGAATTCTTGTCATTCAAATTCGGTGGGATAACTTTGCTATCAAGTCCGCTTAAGGACGCAACTCCCGCTTGCTGTTGTGCCTGTTGTTGCTCAACCCACGGTCCAACTGTGTTAACAACATGCTGATTCAGAGGCTGATTCAGAGGCTGGCCTGAAACCGAGGATATCTGTCCCTGGTTCAACCATGCTGATTGCAAATTCGTGCTCGAGTTGCTGTTCCCGTTACCAAAGTTCCTGGCCTGTGACATCCTCTGTTTGCTGATTTGCGGTGTGGTATTTCCACCGTAGTTTGACGACGCATACCCCGATGCCGACGACAACGACGACAACGATGGACGACGCTGCATGACCGAATCCAACTGGTTCGGCGTACTCGAGAGATTTCTCAAATCCATATTTCTGCGTTGGCTATCTCGTATCTTGTTTTTCCGAAGCTAAACTTCTATTTCAACgattctgaaaaattaccGTTATTACCAAAGCAGTCTTTTCTAGATCCACTTAATAAGCCCTGTCTTAGAATTAGTCTCTTATTGTCTATATCGCTAGCGTAAAATACTTTTCTTGCTAGGAGGCTCTGAATATTCTaggattttgatttatcaacaattatttgttttgttgCTTATTTCGATCCGTTATTTCAATAAGCCTTAAAAACAAGTTACCTGAATATGCCCAATACCTTGTTATACGTTATAGATGATTCTCTAACTAACTGCACGACAAACAAATCGATACAATCTCTTCatgaaattcaatataatgCCAACGCCAGtgcaaaataaatattgcacaaaaagaaaaatttttgttaGACAAAACAAGTGACACAAAATCGTTGAACGATTTCCCGAAATGTTTACGTGTACAGCTAAGGCAATTAAGAAGAATAGACttctattcaaaaaatcAATAGTAATATagtcaataataatatggTACGTGTGTCACGGTAAACTCTGTTATGTATGAGGATCGTGGATGAAGTTTCATCGAAAAGGCGAACGGAATACTACCAATTCTGGCGATAGTTCGTCATTGTAACcaggtgaaaaattatgtGGACATAAATATACTAACATGATTATAGTCGTCATCATCAGCTCAAGCCCCAGGGGGATTAAGAAGCGCAGccaaaagaagaattgcaGCAGATAAAAAGGCACAATCCAGCAATGCTATGCCATTATCAACTAGATCAGCCGGAGCCGGAGGATCATCTGCCACcatgatgaaattgttcaCCGACGAAGCTCAAGGTTTAAGAGTTGACCCATTGGTTGTGTTATTCTTGGCCGTTGGGTTTATTTTCTCTGTGATTATCTTACATGTTTTTGCTAAGATTACTGGTAAATTTTCGTCTTAGAGGATGGATGCGGTATTCCAACACGATGAAAGAAACAGCGAACTAATACGAACGGGAAGTAAATATGAACAGGAATTATAGTTACTTGCAAGGTTTTCATTTGACACCACTAATCTTtatataatgtattttaAGTCAATTATGTACACGGTAATATAAACTACATATCTATTAATAACGAGTTGATAGCTCTAGCCACGCCGTCGATGTGCACCAAGTGCTTGATATCATTTCCGTCTGCATCGGTCACTACTTCCCATTCGAAGTCCCTGGATTCGTAGAGACGTTTCCACAGTAAGTCGTCGGTATATCTGCGACCTCTGATTTCGACTTCGACGAGAGGGAATTGGTTCCCAAGTATGACCGTCAATGGAATCCCAACCATGTGtgattgttttattttctttcctAAGCCTATCTTGGACCTATCGTCAAGTCTATAGGAAATAGAGGCGGcgtttaataaattatacaCCTTAATGCCTTTGgaatcatcaaatttagGACTCTGTACGACAGTCACATTCCACGGTGCAATAACTGATGGCCATCTGAACCCAGTTGAATCTTTGTTGATCTCACCTATAGCCGCAATTATCCTACTGATTCCGATACCGTAGCATCCCATAAGTACGTTGGTTAATTGCTGACTACCATCTTGATTTGGAACTTCAACTTCACACTTCAATGGCTTCGAATATTTATCCCCCAAGTAAAAGGTATGCCCTACCTCAATTGCTCTGTGTAATTTCAAATGCCCCTCTTCACATTTGGCGCATATTTCGTCTTCGACAGCAGTGACAATAGGAATGTCTGTTAAAGTGGTGATCAACGACCTatttatgaatttgattGGAAAGTCTGGGAAGTTGGATCTCAGATTTAGCCTAGAGTCCATCATCCGAATGATCTTCTTAGATATTAATGTGTCCTCGTCGGAAAActctttcaaaattgaatctTGATTTGTCTCATTTAAATCCAAATCCGGAACTTCTTCCTTAACAAAGCTTGCTTCTATAGTTCTATCAGTGGGATAGTATGCACATACTAAGGTACTTTTGTCTTTAGTCATGAAATACTGTACCGAAGCATCAACAGAATCATCAACATCTTCAGGATACGACAACGCCTTCTCAATATTCGAACTATTACCACACTCGTCGCATGTGAATAGAGTATCCTCTCCAACCTTGTGTAAATAGTGCCATTCATGGGATAATGTGCCTCCAATTTCCCCTGTGTCTGCATCTGCCTTGACAAATGGAATTCTtaaatcttgaaatattttatagTAAGCATCAACAACTTTATTATAAGTTTTCATAGCCGCTTCTTCGtttaaatcaaatgaataTGCATCTTTCATTAAGAACTCTCTCCCTCTTAATAAACCACTCCTTGGTCTTTTCTCATCTCTAAATTTCTCATTGATCTGATAATACAATAATGGCAAGTTCTTGTACGAGTTTAAATTAGCACCAATTAACTTggttatttcttcttcacaTGTGGCCACAAGACAAAAGTCATTTTTCGAAGAGTCCTTTAGCTTAAAAAGTTCACTATTATCCCATCTACCTGTTTCCTGCCATAATTGTGAACTAGAcaataaagataaatttatttccTCAGCATTACATTCTCGCATACGACGATGTATCACTCGTGAAACATTCTGTGATATTGCTAGACCTACGGGCAACCAGTGAACAAGCCCGGGTTTCGGATGATTtataaatccaaatttGGTGAATAATTCATGCGTAGGTA
Protein-coding regions in this window:
- a CDS encoding DEHA2A07612p (weakly similar to uniprot|P39966 Saccharomyces cerevisiae YER089C PTC2 Type 2C protein phosphatase) — its product is MGQILSQPVTEKISEHGIDKHLAYGISCMQGWRVNMEDAHATILNLYDLKNEGKGAVSDKAQDNSSSGKSGTDNDTTEEHTSFFGVYDGHGGEKVAIFTGQHLHEIIKSTKAFQEKDYVNAFKEGFLNCDQAILNDDEMKEDDSGCAAVSVIITPRQVICGNAGDSRSIMSINGFAKALSYDHKPSNEGEKSRICSAGGYVDMGRVNGNLALSRGIGDFEFKKNIDLPPEEQTVTCYPDVIQHNLDFTKDEFVVLACDGIWDCLSSQQCIECVSRGLYERKPLQDICEEIMELCCAPTSDGSGIGCDNMSMSIVALLDESRNESLDQWYDRVIKRIELSQSEDEESQFYGNISGEYNDMYKQMYGEYFEIGQQSQNSNTKSAGNNSSYYSMFGGLPGLRNGPGLNQNEDEEENELSNEPTEEIQEDGTAADLAGNGAISLQKLLASNAITNENGVIYLDTSSAQSLLAHFGMSGEDDEYEGNDVHDKHIEEEEVEEDDDQESKSKIEEEPQDDEE
- a CDS encoding DEHA2A07634p (similar to CA1071|IPF16624 Candida albicans IPF16624) translates to MDLRNLSSTPNQLDSVMQRRPSLSSLSSASGYASSNYGGNTTPQISKQRMSQARNFGNGNSNSSTNLQSAWLNQGQISSVSGQPSNQPSNQHVVNTVGPWVEQQQAQQQAGVASLSGLDSKVIPPNLNDKNSSSINDNDNDNEVKQNAANDNNDDDDDDIDDDDELIPTAIVIKNIPFAIKKEQLLDVMTKLNLPLPYAFNYHFDNGVFRGLAFANFTSTDETSSVVGLLNGREIGGRKLRVEYKKMLPAQERERIEREKREKRGQLEEQHRSTSNASLASLLSAASTTAATKNLSVNGTSNNQTERLFITFPSASGNLPLPPSELNLNDPEILELYSQLILFRDDMAKSIFELAFPSSLGIAHRKILSILCSYLNLLELYDNGLIIIRRKQGQPAHLTQQSSAPQHSSSMMNLNQLPGIVSNPPNGVTPAAHPELLRSQSQSALQMPRLRQQSSTPIQQNFPQYQQQPQGQQQSQLSHPQASGSQSQAQPPHQSQSQQQSQRPLYSSNISQVQPYNMFQQPPAGHGQSQQVATPSMGSSSAAALLRSSNNRSYVDVRSTPPLSTTFSQPPQSGNESPTPQHYHFANSNSNNQISQPTTPLANPDINSRFAPFGQHAHLTGSFSSLHNSTNNASSQGPPNPQASQTNEEFADPEVFANKFNSINLSGNYENSNMSNSGIWGPK
- a CDS encoding DEHA2A07656p (highly similar to uniprot|P52871 Saccharomyces cerevisiae YER019C-A SBH2 Ssh1p-Sss1p-Sbh2p complex component, involved in protein translocation into the endoplasmic reticulum; homologous to Sbh1p); protein product: MSSSSAQAPGGLRSAAKRRIAADKKAQSSNAMPLSTRSAGAGGSSATMMKLFTDEAQGLRVDPLVVLFLAVGFIFSVIILHVFAKITGKFSS
- a CDS encoding DEHA2A07678p (similar to uniprot|P39965 Saccharomyces cerevisiae YER087W Probable Prolyl-tRNA synthetase) is translated as MIGIRAGRYRHLCVRFTHTSTVPKLYLNNVELSGNDLTGIPTHELFTKFGFINHPKPGLVHWLPVGLAISQNVSRVIHRRMRECNAEEINLSLLSSSQLWQETGRWDNSELFKLKDSSKNDFCLVATCEEEITKLIGANLNSYKNLPLLYYQINEKFRDEKRPRSGLLRGREFLMKDAYSFDLNEEAAMKTYNKVVDAYYKIFQDLRIPFVKADADTGEIGGTLSHEWHYLHKVGEDTLFTCDECGNSSNIEKALSYPEDVDDSVDASVQYFMTKDKSTLVCAYYPTDRTIEASFVKEEVPDLDLNETNQDSILKEFSDEDTLISKKIIRMMDSRLNSRSNFPDFPIKFINRSLITTLTDIPIVTAVEDEICAKCEEGHLKLHRAIEVGHTFYLGDKYSKPLKCEVEVPNQDGSQQLTNVLMGCYGIGISRIIAAIGEINKDSTGFRWPSVIAPWNVTVVQSPKFDDSKGIKVYNLLNAASISYRLDDRSKIGLGKKIKQSHMVGIPLTVILGNQFPLVEVEIRGRRYTDDLSWKRLYESRDFEWEVVTDADGNDIKHLVHIDGVARAINSLLIDM